In Myxocyprinus asiaticus isolate MX2 ecotype Aquarium Trade chromosome 8, UBuf_Myxa_2, whole genome shotgun sequence, a single genomic region encodes these proteins:
- the LOC127445459 gene encoding B-cell receptor CD22-like produces the protein MAPPLPLMFLLMIPWVYSADDWGVSYTSKYICALKGSSVIMSCTYKYPPEYKIKKVFWTKLIEKGVEPPDLSDDTEYSQRIQYLGDKRQNCTIRLNDVTQKDSHKYYFRFITDKPDGRWIGYPGVTLDITDLHVESPESVTEGDTVSLTCKSTCNLTDRATFIWLKNTQSLTERNNKLLLQSVRREDAGRYSCTVHGHNLTSPHVYLNVRYPPEDPVISISPSGEIIEGDSVTLTCSSDSNPPADISWFKEKTFLTHGQIYSITSIRSDHSGEYKCKSRNEAGEKYSDTVTLNVMYAPKTVSVSMSGSGEIVLGDSVTLTCSSDSNPPVLNYTWFKENESSAVGSGQSYSALQSGFFYCVAQNQHGSQRSAAVSVTVHHRSGWHVVLGITVGCGGLLIIIIIIIIILFKMKKHAGVKNENLSVNQDHIYSDVIERVSVHDAPLSESETADHNDAQYSSITPKRLRGNLTAGKDPESTTEIEYATVQHHKNKKMKRTEEHESQNDRRSDMLTVEEASVIYSSVR, from the exons ATGGCTCCACCTCTTCCTCTGATGTTTCTGCTCATGATTCCAT GGGTTTATAGTGCTGATGATTGGGGTGTGAGTTACACGTCTAAATACATCTGTGCACTAAAGGGGTCATCAGTGATAATGTCCTGCACTTATAAATACCCTCCTGAATATAAGATCAAGAAAGTGTTCTGGACCAAATTGATTGAAAAGGGTGTAGAGCCTCCAGATCTGTCTGATGACACTGAATACAGTCAGAGGATTCAGTATCTGGGAGATAAACGGCAGAACTGCACCATCAGACTGAATGATGTGACACAGAAGGATTCACACAAGTACTATTTCAGATTCATTACTGATAAACCCGATGGAAGATGGATTGGTTATCCTGGAGTGACTCTTGATATCACAg ATCTTCATGTGGAGTCTCCTGAGAGTGTGACAGAGGGAGATACAGTCAGTCTGACATGTAAAAGCACCTGTAATCTGACTGACAGAGCAACATTCATCTGGTTGAAAAACACACAGTCATTAACTGAGAGAAACAATAAACTCCTCCTGCAGTCAGTCAGAAGAGAGGATGCAGGCAGATATAGCTGTACTGTACACGGACACAATCTCACATCACCTCATGTTTATCTCAATGTTAGAT ATCCTCCAGAGGATCCTGTAATCTCCATCAGTCCATCTGGTGAAATAATAGAGGGTGATTCAGTGACTCTGACCTGCAGCAGTGATTCAAACCCACCTGCAGACATCAGCTGGTTTAAAGAGAAAACATTTCTTACACATGGGCAAATCTACAGCATCACAAGTATCCGCTCTGATCACAGTGGAGAATACAAGTGCAAGTCCAGAAATGAAGCTGGAGAGAAATACTCTGATACTGTCACTTTAAATGTCATGT atgcCCCAAAGACTGTCTCAGTGTCCATGAGTGGATCTGGTGAAATAGTTTTGGGTGATTCAGTGACTCTGACCTGCAGCAGTGATTCAAACCCACCTGTTCTGAACTACACCTGGTTTAAGGAGAATGAAAGCTCAGCTGTTGGATCTGGACAGAGTTACAGTGCACTACAGAGTGGATTCTTCTACTGTGTGGCTCAGAATCAACATGGATCTCAGAGATCAGCTGCTGTATCAGTGACAG TCCATCATAGATCTGGTTGGCATGTAGTGTTGGGGATCACAGTGGGGTGTGGAGGAttactcatcatcatcatcatcatcatcatcattctgtttaaaat GAAAAAGCATGCAGGTGTTAAAAATGAGAACCTCTCAGTAAATCag GATCATATCTATTCTGATGTGATAGAGAGAGTTTCAGTCCATGATGCTCCTCTTTCTGAAAGTGAAACAGCTGATCACAATGATGCTCAGTACTCCAGTATTACACCGAAGAGACTCAGAGGAAATCTGACCGCTGGAAAAGATCCTGAATCCACTACAGAGATTGAGTATGCAACTGTCCaacatcacaaaaacaaaaagatgaaAAGAACAGAAGAACATGAATCCCAGAATGACAG gcGATCAGATATGCTGACTGTTGAAGAGGCCTCAGTGATCTACAGCAGTGTTAGATGA